From the genome of Triticum aestivum cultivar Chinese Spring chromosome 3B, IWGSC CS RefSeq v2.1, whole genome shotgun sequence, one region includes:
- the LOC123070703 gene encoding receptor like protein 29, with protein MDTTMPAFIAAFLCLLSLAAAVAAAMDPAERETLFLVMDAVSSDRDWRSESPDPCGAPWPGLECKPAPGSAAPLHVTRLDFGVEPNPSCKDAATFPPQVLTLPRLQSLFFVDCFNNPAAVTALVLPSANLSSSTLQQLSIRANPSLSGVMPPQLVRLRSLQVLTISQNGLVRGEIPQGIGDLKSLVHLDLSYNSLSGPVPSRISELKGLVGLDLSYNALSGPIPSRIGDLRQLQKLDLSSNNLTGGIPDTIANLTSLTFLALSNNGLNGHFPPGLSGLRNLQYLIMDNNPMDVALPSELGSLARLRELRLAGSGYSGPIPAAFGQLASLTTLSLQDNNLTGEIPAGLSRLHRIYHLNLSNNGLGGAVPFDGAFLRRLGRNLDLSGNSGLCLDVVRDVGVGVGACHGGGGGDGSLARDSVSSATGVMARGSTDSFRFRLLGPVCVVVISCIFFPPNEYA; from the coding sequence ATGGATACCACGATGCCGGCCTTCATTGCGGCCTTCCTGTGCCTGCTCTCGCTGGCCgccgcggtggcggcggccatGGACCCGGCGGAGAGGGAGACGCTGTTCCTCGTCATGGACGCCGTCTCCTCCGACCGGGACTGGCGCTCCGAGAGCCCCGACCCCTGCGGCGCGCCCTGGCCGGGGCTCGAGTGCAAGCCGGCGCCCGGCAGCGCGGCGCCGCTGCACGTCACGCGGCTGGACTTCGGCGTGGAGCCCAACCCGTCGTGCAAGGACGCGGCCACCTTCCCACCCCAGGTGCTCACCCTGCCCCGCCTCCAGTCCCTCTTCTTCGTCGACTGCTTCAACAACCCGGCCGCCGTCACCGCCCTCGTCCTCCCTTCGGCCAACCTCTCGTCCTCCACCCTGCAGCAGCTCAGCATCAGGGCCAACCCGTCGCTGTCCGGCGTCATGCCGCCGCAGCTTGTCAGGCTCAGGTCCCTCCAGGTGCTCACCATCTCCCAGAACGGCCTCGTCCGTGGTGAGATCCCGCAGGGCATCGGCGATCTCAAGTCGCTGGTGCACCTCGACCTCAGCTACAACTCCCTCTCCGGGCCGGTGCCGAGCCGGATCAGCGAACTCAAGGGCTTGGTCGGCCTGGACCTCAGCTACAACGCGCTGTCCGGCCCCATCCCCAGCCGGATCGGGGACCTGCGCCAGCTGCAGAAGCTGGACCTGAGCTCCAACAATCTCACCGGCGGCATTCCGGACACCATCGCCAACCTCACCTCCCTCACCTTCCTGGCGTTAAGCAACAACGGCCTCAATGGGCACTTCCCCCCTGGCCTCTCTGGTCTCCGGAACCTCCAGTACCTGATCATGGACAACAACCCAATGGACGTCGCGCTGCCGTCTGAGCTCGGCAGCCTCGCCCGTCTTCGAGAACTCCGGCTAGCCGGTTCCGGCTACTCGGGGCCGATACCGGCGGCGTTTGGTCAGCTGGCGAGCCTGACGACGCTTTCGCTCCAAGACAACAACCTCACGGGTGAGATTCCCGCGGGGCTGAGCAGGCTGCACAGGATATACCACCTGAACCTGAGCAACAACGGGCTGGGCGGGGCCGTGCCGTTCGACGGCGCGTTCCTGCGGCGGCTCGGCCGCAACCTCGACCTCAGCGGCAACTCGGGGCTGTGCCTGGACGTCGTGCGGGACGTCGGCGTCGGCGTTGGTGcctgccatggcggcggcggcggtgatggttCGTTGGCGCGTGATTCGGTGAGCAGTGCTACGGGAGTGATGGCGAGGGGCTCCACGGACAGTTTCCGGTTTCGCCTGCTCGGCCCAGTGTGCGTGGTAGTGATCTCCTGCATCTTTTTTCCTCCGAATGAGTATGCGTAG